One genomic region from Nocardia vinacea encodes:
- a CDS encoding hotdog fold domain-containing protein gives MTKPTATHRIWNKLPDNRLGHTLFSLGMVARVPYFGTVLPSVVRLEPGLCEVTSPKWFGIHNHLGTYHAIAACNLAEVAMGMLSEATVPDTHRWIPKAMNVQYLAKAETGLRAVAKLAEVPDFTRITEGQELVVPVAIYDKHGLEVVHADITTWITPK, from the coding sequence ATGACGAAACCGACCGCGACCCATCGGATCTGGAACAAGCTGCCGGACAACCGGCTGGGGCACACCCTGTTCTCGCTCGGCATGGTGGCCCGGGTGCCCTACTTCGGGACGGTGCTGCCGAGCGTCGTGCGGCTCGAGCCCGGACTGTGCGAGGTGACCTCGCCGAAGTGGTTCGGTATCCACAACCACCTGGGCACCTACCACGCGATCGCGGCCTGCAACCTGGCCGAGGTGGCCATGGGCATGCTGAGCGAGGCCACGGTGCCCGACACGCACCGCTGGATTCCCAAGGCCATGAATGTGCAGTACCTGGCCAAGGCCGAGACCGGTCTGCGCGCGGTGGCGAAGCTGGCCGAGGTGCCCGACTTCACCCGGATCACCGAAGGGCAAGAGCTCGTCGTCCCGGTCGCCATTTACGACAAGCACGGCCTCGAGGTCGTGCACGCCGACATCACCACCTGGATCACT